ATCCCCCAGGTCGAGTGCACCGCCGCCGGTGCTGTCGACATCGATGCCGCCGCCCACCATGCCGACGGCGGTCGCCGTGATCGAACCGGTGGTAACATCGCCGCTCGCCTCGATCACCGCGTTGCCGCCCGTCGCCACCACGTCGGTAAGGTCGATCGTGTTGGCGCGCAGCGTCAGGTTGCCGTTGGTGGAAAGCCCGTTGATCAGGTTCAGATCGTCGGCCTCGAGCGTAACGTTGGCACCGCTCACCGAAGTGTTGATGGTCAGCAGGCCGGGCCGCGTTACCGTGCCGATCCGCACGTCGCCCATGCCGTTCATGTCGCTGTCGGCGGTCACCGTATCGAGGGTAATCGCGGTAGTGGCGTCGGCGGTCACGTCATTGGTCGCCTGAACCACGGTAGCTGTCAGTGTGCCGCCGATCAGCGCCGCGTCGCCGCCGGTCGCCGTGACGGTCGTGACATTCATGGTCGTCGCATTCAGCGCCGCGTTCACACCGCTGCTCGCGCCGGTGATGGTCAGCTGCGACGGCGTTGTGGTGCCGCCGATCGCGAGGTCGCCCGCGCCGCTGGCATCGCTGTCGGCGACCGCGCTGGTCAGGCTGATCGTGCCCGCCGCATCGAGCGCGACATTCCCGGTGGCCGCGACAGCCTGCGCCGCGATCGAACCCGTGTCGATATCGATGTTGCCTGCACTCGCGGTCAGATTGAGCGCCGCCAGCGCGCCGGTCGCGTCGATATCCATGCTCGCTGCGGCGACATTGCCGGTGAAGGTGACAGCGCTCGGCAGCGCCGTCGCGCCGACCGTGAGCGCGCCGCCCGCCGTGACCGTACCCGCAGCCAGCGTCCCGGTCGTGTCGAGCGCGATGCCGGTGTCCGCAGTCAGATCGCCCAGCGCCAGCGCGCCGCCCGCCGTGCTGTCGACGTCGATCCCGCCGCCCGAGCCCGCAGTTACCGCCGTGATCGAAGTGGTCGTAATCCCGCCGCTCGCGGTCAGCTGCGCATCACCGCCGGTAGCGCTGACAGCGCCGAGCGCGATCGAAGCGGCATCAAGGTCAATCCCGCCCGCACTCGCGGTCAGGGTGGTTCCGGTCAACGCTCCTGTGGTGTCGATGACGATCGCGGATCCAGGCAGGGTTTCGGCGGCGAACACCAGGACCGAGGTTCCCGGCGCACCGAGGAACGACGGGGCAAACAGGTCGACCCCGCTGCCATCGGCGCTCACCGCGCCTTGCAGGTCGACCGCTCCGCCCGCATCGATGACGATATCGTCGCCAGCCGTTGCACCGGGAATGGTGACGGTGCCGGTGACGGTTTCGATCCGCAGATCCTCGCCTGCCGACAACTGCCCGGTCGCGACCGATCCGCCCGCATGCAGGCCAATCGTGCCTGCGGTGGGAACACCCGCGAGCGCGGTCGAAACTGCGCCGCTGGCGATATCTCCGGAGGCCGAAACAAAGATGTCGCCGCTGTTCGCGTTGACCGTGCCGGTTGTGATATCGCCGGAAATTCCGGAGGAATTCAGCGTAACGCTGGAACCCAAGCCGTTCGACACGACATTGGCCGTGGTCAGGCCACCGGAGGTGGCAGCCAGGGCGATCGACCCGGCGCTCGATGTCACGTCGGCAAGGTTGGTTGTCCCAGCCCTCGCCGACACACCCGCACCTTCCGTCGTTCCCGCAATCGTCAGGGTTACCGGGGCGGTCGTCCCGCCGATCGCGACGGCGCCGGTGCCGTTGGTGTCGCTATCTGCGGTCACGCTCGCCGCAGAGATCGACGTTCCCCCGTCGAGCTCGACGTTGCCGGTCGCCGACAGCGCGCCGAGGACCTGTTGGTTGGCATCGATATCGATCAACCCTGCGGTCGCGGTGATATCCTGCGCCGCAACCGAGACCGCAGCTCGCAGGGTCACGCTCGCTGCGGCGACATTGTCGGCCAGGCTGATCGTCTGCGGCGCCGCCGCCGATCCGACGTTCAGCGCTCCGCCCGCATTCACGGCACCGGTCGCGAGCGAGCCGGTCGTGTCGATCGCGATTCCGCTATCGGCGGTGAGTACGCCAAGATTGAGCGCACCACCGGCGGTGCTGTCCACGTCGATCGAGCCGCCGCCGCCGGACGTCACGGACGTAATCGAAGTGGTGGTCGTGTTGCCTGCGGACGTCAGCTGCGCATCGCCGCCGGTCGTGCTTACCACTGCTGCGATGATCGAGCCCGCATCGATGTCGATCCCGCCCGCGCTGGCGGTCAGGTCGGTCGCGGTCAGCGCGCCCGGCGTGTCGATATCGATGTTCGACATCGGCAGGGTTTCGGCCGCGAACAACAGGCTCGATGCGCCCGGCGCGCCAAAGAAAGAAATCGCGAAGAAGTCTACCCCGGTGCCATCGGCGGTCACCGGGCCGAGCAGGTCGATCGCTCCGGCAGCCCGTATGATCGCATCGTCGCCGACAGTCGCCCCTGCCAGCGAAACGGTGCTGCCGACGGACTGAACCAGCAGGTCCTCACCCGCTGACAGGATCGCGGTCGTGATCGATCCGCCGGCATGGATACCGATCGAACCCGCCGTCGGAGCGCCCACCAGCGCGGTCGAAACCGGCCCGGTCACGACATTGCGTGCGGCCGAAACCAGAATGTCCCCGCCGTTGGAATTGATCGATCCGGAGGTAATGTCGCTGGTCGCGCCGCTCGCCCGCAAGCTCACGCCCGAACCGATGTTGTTCGCTACCACGTTGCCGGTCGTCAGACTGCCCCCGGTCGCGGTCAGAGCCAGCGACTGATTGACGGTGACGTTTCCGGTCTGGACCGTGCCGGTTCCGATCAGGCTCGCCTGGTCGGCAGTAACGGCACCGGTCGTGATCGTGCTCCCCGCAAAAACGTCGATCGCGCCCAGCGGAGCTGAAAGGTCTTGCGACATGAAGGTTCCGGTAGTGTCGAGATTCATGCTGCCGGCCGCGACATTGCCGGTAAAGTTGATCGAGGAAGGTATCGCGACACCGCCGACGGTCAGCGCCCCGCCGGCATTGACCGTGCCGGCGCTCAGCGTGCCGGTGGTGTCGAGCGCGATCGCGTTGTCGGCGCCAAGATCGCCAAGCACCAGCGCACCGCCCGCGGTGCTGTCGACGTCGATATTGCCGCCGACCAGCCCGGCCTCGATCGCCGTGATCGACGTGGTGGTGATGGCGCCCGTCGCGGTCAGCAGCACATCGCCGCCCGTCGCGGAAACGGCCCCTGCGGTAATGGTCGGCGCATCGATATCGATATCGCCCGCGGTTGCGGTTAGATCGTTGGCGACGAATGGCGCGGTGGTGTTGAAAGCCAGGCTCGCGGCGGTCAGATTGCCGTTGAGGGTGATCGTGCTCGGCTGGTTCAGAACACCGATCAGCAGATTGCCACCGGCCACAACATCGCCGAGCGTCAAGGTCCCGGTGGTGTCGAGCGCAATGTCGTTGGTGGCCGTGAGGTTGCCGACATCGAGGGCGCCGCCGAAGCCGCTGTCGACATCGATATTGCCGCCGAGACCGCCTGCCTCAGTCGCAGCGATCGAGGTGGTGGTGATGTTGCCGAAGGAGCTGAGCGTCGCGTCGCCCCCGGTCGCGCTCACCGCGCCCGCGGTGATCGTCGGCGAAAACAGGATCAGGTCACCGTCGGTCGTGGTCACGTCGAGCAGCACCAGCGGATTGAACGTCGAAAACGCGAAGCTCGCCGCCGTAATGTTGCCGTTGAAGGTTGTCGTGGCCGGAAATGCCGTGCTGCCGATATCGAGCGCGCCACCTGCGTTGACCTCACCAAGAACGAGATTGCCTGTCGTATCGAGCGTTATCAGTCCATCCGAAGTCAACGGACCTAGCGTAACCGCTCCGCCGAGAGTGGAATCGACATCGATTGCCCCGCCCATCCCGCCGGACTCGATCGACTCGATCGAAAGCGCGGAGATGAAACCGGGTGCATTGAGGGTGACATCGCCGCCGGTTGCGCTGAGATGCCCTGTATCGATCGAGGGCGCATTGATCGTGATCTCGCCGTTGGTCGCGGTCAGATCGCCCGAAGTATACGCGGTGACGACATTGATAATGAACTCCGCCGCAGTCTGAGCGCCCGTGATGTTGACGTTCGAGGGCATATTGACGAGGCCGATGTTGATCTGGCCGTTGGGCGCGTTGATATCTCCGGTCGTCAAGGTGCCGAGCGTATCGATAAACACCCGGCGCGCCGTCAGATCGCCAAGGTTGAGATTGCCGCCGCCTGTCGAATCGACATCGATATCGCCGCCCGTACCCATCACCCGCGTGGCCGTGATCGCTGTGGTCGTGATATTGCCGATCGCCTGCAGGCTGACGTCGCCGCGAACGGCACTGACCGCTGCGGCATTGATCGTCGTGCCGGAGAGGGAAGTGTTGCCGCGCGTCGCGGTGACATTGCCGAGATTGAGCGTCGTGGCGTTCATGGTGACATTGTCGCCCGCGCTGGCTCCGGTAATCGTCACCAGCGACGGCGGTGTGATCGTCCCGATCAGCAGATCGCCCGCATCGTTGAGATCGCTGTCCGCCGTGGCACTCGTAAGGGTAACGGTGCCCGCCGTATCGATGTTGATGTTGCCGGTTGCGCTGAGTGCCCCGGCGGTGAGCGAGCCGGGATCGATCACGATGTCGCCCGCCGTCGCGATCAAATCGAGTGCATTGACTGCCCCCGGCGTGTCGAGGTCCATGCTTTCGACAATCACATTTCCGTTAAATGTGATCGAAGAGGGCGCATTCGCTGCGCCGACCGTCAATGCGCCGCCGCTGTTGATGGAATCGGTGGTCAAAGCGCCGGTAGTATCGAGGGCAATGTCGCCGTCTGCGCCAAGGGCACCAAGGACGAGGGTTCCGCCGGCCGTGCTGTCGACGTCGATATTGCCGCCGACCATGCCGACCTGAAGGGCAGTGATCCCATTCGTGAATACGTCGCCAACGGCTTCGAGCGTGACGTCGCCTGCGGTGGCCGTCACCACCGCCAGATTGAGCGAGCCAGATGTTTGCAGGGTGGTGTTTGCCCCGCTCAGATCGAAAGTAGCAGTGACGCCGCTCGGCACGGTCGAGGTTCCGATCAACAGATCGCCCGCTCCGCTAGTGTCGCTGTCCGCAGTCGCGCTCTGGAGCGACACGGCACCCGCGCTGTCGAGCACGATGTCGCCCGTGGCCAGGAAGTCTGTCCCGGTGATCGACGCAGCGTCGATATCCAGGTCCCCTCCCGTCGCGGTCAGGTCGACAACGCTGACAGCGCCCACAGCGTCGAGATCGAGATCGCTGCCGGATATGTTCGCGGTCGCGGTCAGATCGCCGTTCGAATTGAGAACGACCCGGCCGGTGCTCGAAAACTGGCCGCCGATCTCGACGGTGGCCGTCGACGGACCCGATGCCACGAGCGCGATCCCGGTGTCGGTCGCAAGGGCAGTCGTCGCAGCGACGGTCGCATCGATATCGAGCAACGCGTTGATCACGCCGGCCGCAGTGAACATCGCGAATTCCGCCGATGCGCCCTGGATGCTCCCGTCGATCGATTGTGCCGCCACCGTCGTCCCGGCATTGACCGTGTAAGTCAGCGGGCTGCCGGGCGTGAAGCTGACATCGACATCGGCGGCGGTGACGAAGATCGCCCGGCCCGTGCCGGCGTCGAACGATCCGGTCAGGTTGAGCTGTTGCGAGACGAAGGCGAGCGAACCGTCGGTGACAAAGCTGGCGTTGCCCAGCGCCTGCACCGCGCTGGTCGAAACGCCCGCGAAATTGAGCGTATTGGTGCCGTTGCCGAACACGTCGGTGGCTTCGTAGAAATCGAAGATGTCCTGATTGGCGACGTCGAGGGTCGATGCGAAGAACGACCGCGCGTTGATCGCGGTGTCGTTGCCGAACAGGATGCCGTTCTGGTTGATCAGCCAGAAATTGATGTTGGCGGCGTTGATCGTGCCGTTGATGCTGGACGGATTGCCTCCGATCACCCGGTTGAACAGAGTGGCTTCGCTGAGCGCGAGCCCAGGATCGATGGTAACGTTGACCGTGTCGCCCATCCCGACGTTGAAATCGGTCCATTCGGCGACGACGACAGCAGCCTCGACCTCGATGTCGGTGGTCGTCGCGTTGGTGTCGGTCACCGTCAACCGGTTGGGCGTGCCCCCGCTGTCCACCGCCGAACTCAGATCGGCCTGCCGCACCAGCTGGGCATGCGCGACATTGGGAAGCGCCGCGATGGCCGCGACAGCCGTGGTCATGAGCATCCGGCTGCGAAATTTCCTGCTTGCGACTGCCATGTCGATCTCTCCTGTCGCTACCGGGCTCAACGGAACAATGCCGGGAATTTCGTGGTCAGCGAAAACAGCACCCGGTCCGGTGGCCGCTCGGTGTCCGAAAACAGCGGCCGGTCGAGCGGTTTTGCGTAGACCACTTCCGCATTGAGCGCCGCGCCGAGCGAAAAGCGCAGTCCCCCGCCCACCGATTTGAGGGTCCGCCGCGGATCCGGCGTCCCGCGGTCGAGATTCTCGACCTGCACGATGTCGAAGAACCCGAACAATTGCAGCCGATGGCGCGCCGATTCGAGCACCGTCGCCCCGAGTTCGGCAAGTCCGCCGATCGCGCGGTCGCCGCTGTTGGCGCCGGGATCGTAACCGCGCCCGATGCTGAGATTGCCGATCGCGTATTCGTCGAAATTCAGCAGCGGCTCGTCGGTCCACTGCCCCTCCACCCGACCGCGCAGATCGAAGATCGAGCCGGGGAACCAGGTCACGTCGGCACCGCCTCTAAACACCAGCGCCTGGGCATCGCCGAACGGCCGCGAAGCCGTAAGACCGTCGGTTATTGCGGTGCCGAACTGGTTGCGCGAGGTCGCGCCAAACACGCCTATGCCCTGGCGCACCTCCAGAAAGCCGCTGTACAGCAACGAGGTCGAACGATCGATCCGGCGGCGCTGGCCGTCCATCTCCGCGCGAACGAACACGGTCCGGATCGAATCCTTGCTCAGCGGCACCGGCCCGACCGAGGTTTCCTGCTCGATATAGTCGAAGCCGAGCGTAACGTCGGCTGCCGTCGCCGGGGTGCGGATCAGCGGGTAGGAAACAGACAGATTGCCGACCAGCGTTTCGGTTTCGAGGTCGAGATTCTCGATGCTGGGCCGCGCGGATGCGAACACCACGTCGACACCCACCCGGATATTGTCACGACCGATCCCGAATTCGTGCCCGCCCTGAACGATGATCTGTTCGTCGAAATCGGCGGTGGTCTGCGCGGCAACATAGGTGATGTCGGACAGGCCGGTGAGCCCGTAATACTCGAACCGGCCGAATGCGGTTTCGCGGCCGATGCTGCGGGCGTTGGAATTGCGCACGTTGAAATAGGCTGCGAACCGTTCGAAATCGACCGAAAGGTTGCCGATGACTTCGCCGGGGGTTTCCCCCGAAGGAGCCAGCGCGAGCCGCACTTCCAGCCCCGGCATGTCGTTGGCGTTGAGCAGAATCCGCTCGGCCTCGCGCTCGTTCAGCGGATCGAGCTGGCGCAACGGCTCGATCGCCTGGACCAGAGCATCGCGATAGGGGCCGGCATCGCCGGTGATGCGGATTTCAGAAATGCGGGCCGAGATGACATCGAGCCGCAGCGTCCCGGAAAGCTCCTGCTGCGGCACCTGCACGGTCGCAATCCAGCCATCGCGGCGCAGTGCGGCGTTCGCCGCATCGCGCACGTCGCAGATCACCGAAAGCTGGCGTTCGCCTACCGGTGTTTCGACCCGCGCCAGCGTCTGCGCCAGCTCGGGGGCCAGTTCACCGCCGCGCACGTCGACGAATTGCACCCCGTCCAGCGAAACCGTGAGATCGCTCTCGTCGAACGGGCAATTGGCGCGCAGCCCGGCATCGCGCTCAACCCGGATATTGGCGCGATCGGACGGACGTTCTTCGGTATCGGGGAGCTCGAGTTCCTGACTGGTCTGCCCTGTAGACTGGGCCGCAGCCCGATCGGCACCGGCCAGCACAAGCGCAATGGCCAGGCCCGATACCAAGGTAGAACATTTCGTATGCGCAGCGGTCGCGACAGACGTCATCCAGCTTCCCCCGGAAATTGTCAGACCTGCAGACTTATCGGCGCGACCTTGTCTCGTCAGGTGTGCCTAGGGGTATGGACGACCCGAAACAGAGTCAACCAATCAATAATTCCTGACAAGACAGCGCCTTGTAGGTTTTCGCCACTCTTGGGAGCGCGGGTCGCGGAAACCCCCGGATAAGGCTAGGAATCCTGCCCGTGCTCCTGGCGGGCGATCTCATGGAGCCAATCGGCGTGCCGCGGCGCCTTCTTCGTCCTGCTCCACTCGTCGAGCATCATCGGCGCGACTCGCTTGAGCTCGGCATATTGCTCGTCGGTTCCGATATCGGCGGCGAGTTCGACGCGGTGGCCGTTGGGATCGAAAAAGTAGATCGACTTGAAAATGCCGTGATGCGTCGGGCCGAGCACGTCGATGCCTTCGCCTTCGATGTGAGCCTTCGCCGCCAGCAGCGCAGCTTCGTCGGGCACGCGAAACGCGAGGTGCTGGACCCATTGCGGCGTGTTCGGGTCCTTGCCCATGTCGGGCTGATTGGGCAGTTCGAAAAAGGCGAGGATGTTGCCGTTCCCCGCATCGAGGAAGACATGCATGTACGGGTCATACTCGCCGGTCGAGGGCACATGGTCCTCGGCGAAGGCAGTGGTGTAATCCATGCCGAGCACGCGACCGTACCACTCGACCGTCTCCCTGGCGTCCTTGCAGCGATAGGCGGCGTGGTGGACGCCGGCGAGGTTGACAGGGTGGCTCATTCGGCTGGCTCTTTGGCTTTCGTGTCGAGCACACCGCGCGCGATCTGGTCGCGCTCGATACTTTCGAACAGGGCCTTGAAGTTGCCTTCGCCAAAGCCGTCATCGCCCTTGCGCTGGATGAACTCGAAGAACACCGGCCCGACCTGCGCTTCGGCAAAGATCTGCAGCAGCAGGCGCGGCTGACCGCCTTCGGTCGTGCCATCGAGCAGGATGCCGCGCATCTTGAGCGCCTCGGCATCTTCGCCATGGCCCGGCAGGCGCTCGTCGAGCATCTCGTAATAGGTCGCGGGCGGCGCGGTCATGAACGGCACGCCGAAGGACTTGAGACGATCCCAGCAGGCGACCAGATCGTCGCAGATCAACGCGATATGCTGGATGCCCTCGCCGTTGAATTCGCGCAGGAACTCCTCGATCTGGCCCTTGCCGCCCTCGCCCTCTTCATTGAGCGGGATGCGGATCTTGCCGTCGGGCGCGGTCAGCGCCTTGGAGGTGAGGCCGGTATATTCGCCCTTGATGTCGAAGAAGCGGATCTCGCGGAAGTTGAACAGCGTCTCGTAATAATCCGCCCAGTACTTCATCCGGCCGGTGTAGACGTTGTGCGTGAGGTGATCGATCGTGTGGAAGCCTGCGCCTTCGGGGTTGGGATCGACGCCGGGCAGGTAATCGAAATCGATGTCGTAGATCGTCAGGCTCTTGCCCTCCGCCCCGGCATAGCGATCGACCAGATACAGGATCGCGCCGCCGATGCCCCGGATCGCGGGGATGCGCAGTTCCATCGGGCCGGGTTCGTTGGCGACCGGCTCGGCGCCCGCTTCCAGCAGGTGGTCATAGGCCTTGGCCGCGTCGCGCACGCGAAATGCCATGCCGCAGGCCGAGGGGCCGTGTTCGCGCGCGAAATACCATGCGGCGCTGCGCGGTTCGTAATTGGCGATGAGGTTGATCCCGCCCTGACGCCACAGATCCACATCCTTCGAACGGTGCTTCGCCACGCGGGTAAAGCCCATGGCTTCGAAGACCGGTTCGAGCACGCCCTTTTCGGGCGCGCAGAATTCGACGAACTCGAATCCGTCGAGGCCAGCGGGATTGTCGAACAGATCGTGGGCGTGCTTGGTCATGAAATCGGGTCTCGTACAAAAGTGCCAATATAGTTACGTTTGAAACTAAATACGCGTTCGGCGCGCTTTTGTCAAAGCCGTAATTGGGATGTTTGTGCGCGCAATTGCATGTCTCGTGCTTTCCGGGCAGGCTCATGCGCCGGAGGCACGCATGATCAAGACCAAGGGCATCAATCACGTGGCGCTGGTGTGCCGGGACATGAAGGAGACGGCGGCGTTCTACGCCGACGTGTTGAAAATGCCGCTGTTCAAGACGGTTCAGCTGCCCGATGGCGGCCAGCACTTCTTCTTCGATTGCGGCGGCGGCAATGCCATCGCGTTCTTCTGGTGGGAGGATGCACCGCCCGCCGCGCCGGGGATCGCATCGGTCAGGGAGTTCCCCTTCGATGCCAAGACCGCGGTGGGATCGATGAACCACCTCGCGTTCGACATGGCCGAGGAAGAGCTAGAGGCGGCGCTCGATCGGCTTGAAGACGCGGGCGTCCCGCATACCCACGCAGTGTTCAACCACGACGATAGCCCGGCTGGCTACGCGCGCGAAAAGCACGAAGGGGTATTCGTACGCTCTGTCTACTTCACCGATCCCAACGGCATCATGCTCGAATTCGCGGCCACGACGAAAAGGTTCGGACCCGAGGATATCGCACACGAACCCGCCACGGCGAAGGCAACCGCCTGATGCCGCGCCTGCGCGAAGTGCCGAAGGGCGAGGCGGACGAGAAGGTGGCGCTGCCGCTCTATGCGATGCTGTTCGGGACACGCGATCCTGTCACCGAACCGGGCACGGCCACCGGCACTCCGGGCGACTGGTGGACGGTATTCGCCAATTCGCCTGCGACGCTCAAGCATGCCGCGCAAGGCTTCGCCTATTATCGCTCGCCCGAGCGCAAGCTCGATCCGGTGCTGCGCGAGCTGGGGCAGACCTGGGCCGGATGGGCGACCGGCAGCCAGTTCGTTTTCTCGCAGCATTGCAAGAGTC
The Erythrobacter sp. JK5 DNA segment above includes these coding regions:
- a CDS encoding filamentous hemagglutinin N-terminal domain-containing protein, with translation MAVASRKFRSRMLMTTAVAAIAALPNVAHAQLVRQADLSSAVDSGGTPNRLTVTDTNATTTDIEVEAAVVVAEWTDFNVGMGDTVNVTIDPGLALSEATLFNRVIGGNPSSINGTINAANINFWLINQNGILFGNDTAINARSFFASTLDVANQDIFDFYEATDVFGNGTNTLNFAGVSTSAVQALGNASFVTDGSLAFVSQQLNLTGSFDAGTGRAIFVTAADVDVSFTPGSPLTYTVNAGTTVAAQSIDGSIQGASAEFAMFTAAGVINALLDIDATVAATTALATDTGIALVASGPSTATVEIGGQFSSTGRVVLNSNGDLTATANISGSDLDLDAVGAVSVVDLTATGGDLDIDAASITGTDFLATGDIVLDSAGAVSLQSATADSDTSGAGDLLIGTSTVPSGVTATFDLSGANTTLQTSGSLNLAVVTATAGDVTLEAVGDVFTNGITALQVGMVGGNIDVDSTAGGTLVLGALGADGDIALDTTGALTTDSINSGGALTVGAANAPSSITFNGNVIVESMDLDTPGAVNALDLIATAGDIVIDPGSLTAGALSATGNINIDTAGTVTLTSATADSDLNDAGDLLIGTITPPSLVTITGASAGDNVTMNATTLNLGNVTATRGNTSLSGTTINAAAVSAVRGDVSLQAIGNITTTAITATRVMGTGGDIDVDSTGGGNLNLGDLTARRVFIDTLGTLTTGDINAPNGQINIGLVNMPSNVNITGAQTAAEFIINVVTAYTSGDLTATNGEITINAPSIDTGHLSATGGDVTLNAPGFISALSIESIESGGMGGAIDVDSTLGGAVTLGPLTSDGLITLDTTGNLVLGEVNAGGALDIGSTAFPATTTFNGNITAASFAFSTFNPLVLLDVTTTDGDLILFSPTITAGAVSATGGDATLSSFGNITTTSIAATEAGGLGGNIDVDSGFGGALDVGNLTATNDIALDTTGTLTLGDVVAGGNLLIGVLNQPSTITLNGNLTAASLAFNTTAPFVANDLTATAGDIDIDAPTITAGAVSATGGDVLLTATGAITTTSITAIEAGLVGGNIDVDSTAGGALVLGDLGADNAIALDTTGTLSAGTVNAGGALTVGGVAIPSSINFTGNVAAGSMNLDTTGTFMSQDLSAPLGAIDVFAGSTITTGAVTADQASLIGTGTVQTGNVTVNQSLALTATGGSLTTGNVVANNIGSGVSLRASGATSDITSGSINSNGGDILVSAARNVVTGPVSTALVGAPTAGSIGIHAGGSITTAILSAGEDLLVQSVGSTVSLAGATVGDDAIIRAAGAIDLLGPVTADGTGVDFFAISFFGAPGASSLLFAAETLPMSNIDIDTPGALTATDLTASAGGIDIDAGSIIAAVVSTTGGDAQLTSAGNTTTTSITSVTSGGGGSIDVDSTAGGALNLGVLTADSGIAIDTTGSLATGAVNAGGALNVGSAAAPQTISLADNVAAASVTLRAAVSVAAQDITATAGLIDIDANQQVLGALSATGNVELDGGTSISAASVTADSDTNGTGAVAIGGTTAPVTLTIAGTTEGAGVSARAGTTNLADVTSSAGSIALAATSGGLTTANVVSNGLGSSVTLNSSGISGDITTGTVNANSGDIFVSASGDIASGAVSTALAGVPTAGTIGLHAGGSVATGQLSAGEDLRIETVTGTVTIPGATAGDDIVIDAGGAVDLQGAVSADGSGVDLFAPSFLGAPGTSVLVFAAETLPGSAIVIDTTGALTGTTLTASAGGIDLDAASIALGAVSATGGDAQLTASGGITTTSITAVTAGSGGGIDVDSTAGGALALGDLTADTGIALDTTGTLAAGTVTAGGALTVGATALPSAVTFTGNVAAASMDIDATGALAALNLTASAGNIDIDTGSIAAQAVAATGNVALDAAGTISLTSAVADSDASGAGDLAIGGTTTPSQLTITGASSGVNAALNATTMNVTTVTATGGDAALIGGTLTATVVQATNDVTADATTAITLDTVTADSDMNGMGDVRIGTVTRPGLLTINTSVSGANVTLEADDLNLINGLSTNGNLTLRANTIDLTDVVATGGNAVIEASGDVTTGSITATAVGMVGGGIDVDSTGGGALDLGDLTAGAGITLDTTGSLTADTVAAGGALQIGATAAPGAVTLTGNATAASMAVASTGTLTAQNLTATAGAIDLDAAAISAQAVAATGTVTADAAGAVALASAVADSDMNGTGDLAIGAVTAPSSVTVAGAASGVNLSVQSGGAIGLGSAAATGGNALIAGGSVASGATTASGDLTIDAAGAVVLASAIADSDANGAGDLSIGTTTAPSALTISGAASGVNATLASAGTLTGDAITATGGNASLTASEITVGAVSAAGGDALLQSGGAITTASISATAGGAIDVDSTAGGALDLGDLTASADIALDTTGAIAAGGVSAGGALRIGDAANPTMVDFTGDVTAASVGVTAIGELGAQDVTATAGAIEVDAAAIAAGAMAATGAIRLDADGAIALASAAADSDNSGAGDISIGTVTPPTDLTVAGAVSGANVALTSAGGISTDALTTNGGDATIEAADGVSLASIGARELAITTGGLLSVGAISTTGRR
- a CDS encoding ShlB/FhaC/HecB family hemolysin secretion/activation protein — encoded protein: MVSGLAIALVLAGADRAAAQSTGQTSQELELPDTEERPSDRANIRVERDAGLRANCPFDESDLTVSLDGVQFVDVRGGELAPELAQTLARVETPVGERQLSVICDVRDAANAALRRDGWIATVQVPQQELSGTLRLDVISARISEIRITGDAGPYRDALVQAIEPLRQLDPLNEREAERILLNANDMPGLEVRLALAPSGETPGEVIGNLSVDFERFAAYFNVRNSNARSIGRETAFGRFEYYGLTGLSDITYVAAQTTADFDEQIIVQGGHEFGIGRDNIRVGVDVVFASARPSIENLDLETETLVGNLSVSYPLIRTPATAADVTLGFDYIEQETSVGPVPLSKDSIRTVFVRAEMDGQRRRIDRSTSLLYSGFLEVRQGIGVFGATSRNQFGTAITDGLTASRPFGDAQALVFRGGADVTWFPGSIFDLRGRVEGQWTDEPLLNFDEYAIGNLSIGRGYDPGANSGDRAIGGLAELGATVLESARHRLQLFGFFDIVQVENLDRGTPDPRRTLKSVGGGLRFSLGAALNAEVVYAKPLDRPLFSDTERPPDRVLFSLTTKFPALFR
- a CDS encoding VOC family protein translates to MSHPVNLAGVHHAAYRCKDARETVEWYGRVLGMDYTTAFAEDHVPSTGEYDPYMHVFLDAGNGNILAFFELPNQPDMGKDPNTPQWVQHLAFRVPDEAALLAAKAHIEGEGIDVLGPTHHGIFKSIYFFDPNGHRVELAADIGTDEQYAELKRVAPMMLDEWSRTKKAPRHADWLHEIARQEHGQDS
- the hppD gene encoding 4-hydroxyphenylpyruvate dioxygenase, with protein sequence MTKHAHDLFDNPAGLDGFEFVEFCAPEKGVLEPVFEAMGFTRVAKHRSKDVDLWRQGGINLIANYEPRSAAWYFAREHGPSACGMAFRVRDAAKAYDHLLEAGAEPVANEPGPMELRIPAIRGIGGAILYLVDRYAGAEGKSLTIYDIDFDYLPGVDPNPEGAGFHTIDHLTHNVYTGRMKYWADYYETLFNFREIRFFDIKGEYTGLTSKALTAPDGKIRIPLNEEGEGGKGQIEEFLREFNGEGIQHIALICDDLVACWDRLKSFGVPFMTAPPATYYEMLDERLPGHGEDAEALKMRGILLDGTTEGGQPRLLLQIFAEAQVGPVFFEFIQRKGDDGFGEGNFKALFESIERDQIARGVLDTKAKEPAE
- a CDS encoding VOC family protein, which encodes MIKTKGINHVALVCRDMKETAAFYADVLKMPLFKTVQLPDGGQHFFFDCGGGNAIAFFWWEDAPPAAPGIASVREFPFDAKTAVGSMNHLAFDMAEEELEAALDRLEDAGVPHTHAVFNHDDSPAGYAREKHEGVFVRSVYFTDPNGIMLEFAATTKRFGPEDIAHEPATAKATA